In Littorina saxatilis isolate snail1 linkage group LG8, US_GU_Lsax_2.0, whole genome shotgun sequence, a single genomic region encodes these proteins:
- the LOC138973959 gene encoding ATP-binding cassette sub-family C member 3-like, with protein MESFDEFCGGSEFWNTSLLLNNTWPEFTPCFRYTALVWVPCTWLWVTSPVYFHYLRSKRVEGEIRASYVNTVKVLICVILTLLAGFEATVGKQNDFDKNPVSTAFYVGCAVKAVTFLLAAVLTVISRKAEVTSPCNLFLFWFLTFCAHLVPFYTVIVQQGEKDSFTLFTVFMTSFTFITLQFVIHCFAEPPTRDAPPLSADGRVGWFP; from the exons AACACGTCATTGCTACTGAACAACACGTGGCCAGAATTCACGCCATGTTTCCGCTACACGGCTCTCGTCTGGGTTCCCTGTACGTGGCTGTGGGTGACCTCCCCTGTCTACTTTCACTATCTCCGTTCCAAAAGGGTAGAGGGAGAGATTCGCGCCAGCTACGTCAACACAGTGAAAGTT ttgaTATGTGTGATCCTGACTCTGCTGGCTGGGTTCGAGGCCACAGTGGGGAAGCAGAACGACTTTGACAAGAACCCAGTGTCCACGGCTTTCTACGTGGGCTGTGCTGTGAAAGCTGTTACTTTT CTCCTAGCGGCAGTGCTAACAGTGATATCACGAAAGGCGGAAGTAACGTCACCATGCAatctcttcctcttctggttTCTGACGTTTTGCGCCCACCTTGTTCCCTTCTACACCGTCATCGTACAACAG GGGGAGAAAGACAGCTTCACGCTGTTCACAGTGTTCATGACGTCCTTCACCTTCATCACGCTGCAGTTCGTCATACACTGCTTCGCGGAGCCCCCTACACGTGATGCACCGCCCCTCAGTGCTGACGGCAGGGTGGGTTGGTTTCCTTGA